The following are encoded in a window of Nibricoccus aquaticus genomic DNA:
- a CDS encoding DUF3592 domain-containing protein, whose translation MSDLAKPLTEKPGPPELWAAIAIIAVIFALAASISIPSNTTAWKNAEYALAHWQPTPARVEHVSRYFKKRFYATYSGSYVFQSKKHLFQTKKFEESGLSRAIGKTPYEGSDVTVHVNPANPSESLFEASAQRDLFRAETMDARYLATSGGILCVLGIAMHIRDRRRFARESRA comes from the coding sequence ATGTCCGATCTCGCAAAACCCCTGACCGAAAAACCCGGGCCGCCCGAACTTTGGGCAGCCATTGCAATAATCGCCGTTATCTTCGCTCTGGCCGCCTCCATCTCAATTCCCAGCAATACCACCGCATGGAAAAACGCGGAATACGCGTTGGCCCATTGGCAACCCACCCCAGCCCGCGTCGAACACGTTTCGAGGTACTTCAAAAAACGATTCTACGCGACCTACTCAGGCAGCTACGTCTTCCAGTCCAAAAAACATCTCTTCCAAACAAAAAAATTTGAGGAGTCCGGCTTGAGCAGAGCTATCGGCAAAACTCCTTATGAAGGAAGCGACGTAACGGTGCATGTGAACCCCGCAAACCCGTCGGAGTCGTTATTTGAAGCCTCCGCCCAACGAGATCTTTTCCGTGCCGAAACCATGGACGCCCGCTACCTCGCGACGAGCGGCGGCATTCTCTGTGTCCTCGGAATCGCCATGCACATCCGCGACCGCCGACGCTTCGCTCGCGAGTCCCGCGCCTGA
- a CDS encoding pyridoxal phosphate-dependent aminotransferase, whose translation MPATSRRTAVFTESLIREMTRVAQQHGAINLSQGFPDCDPPPALVQAAKDAMDAHRHQYAITWGSPELRDALAAKLTRFTGLAVDPLRELVITCGATEAMMVAMMTVCDPGDRVGLFSPFYENYNADAILTGATPIHVPLHPPHYRFDPAELRAAFERGLKAFILCNPSNPCGRVFTREELLQIAALAEEFDTFVITDEVYEHIVFDGRKHIHFATLPGMAARTLSCSSLSKTFSITGWRLGYVHAPAAIIAQARKVHDFLTVGAAAPLQHAVVTALNFPASYYDELAAEYSAQRDILCSYLDKTGLSYTRPEGAYFVMLDVSPLGFASDVECAHWMTKDIGVAPVPGSSFFPTPENRYVRLNFAKKPATLHAAGEKLLRLRK comes from the coding sequence ATGCCCGCCACCTCCCGCCGCACCGCCGTCTTCACCGAATCGCTCATCCGCGAGATGACGCGCGTCGCTCAACAACACGGCGCGATCAATCTCTCCCAAGGCTTCCCCGACTGCGATCCGCCACCCGCCCTCGTCCAGGCCGCGAAAGACGCGATGGACGCCCACCGTCACCAATACGCCATTACGTGGGGCTCCCCCGAACTCCGGGATGCACTCGCCGCCAAGCTCACCCGCTTCACCGGCCTCGCCGTCGATCCGCTCCGCGAACTCGTCATCACCTGCGGCGCCACCGAGGCCATGATGGTCGCCATGATGACCGTCTGCGACCCCGGCGACCGCGTCGGCCTCTTCTCGCCGTTCTACGAAAACTATAACGCCGACGCCATCCTCACAGGCGCCACGCCCATCCACGTTCCGCTCCATCCGCCACACTACCGCTTCGATCCCGCCGAACTCCGCGCCGCCTTCGAACGCGGATTGAAAGCCTTCATCCTCTGCAATCCCTCCAACCCCTGCGGTCGCGTCTTCACCCGCGAAGAACTTCTTCAGATCGCCGCGCTCGCCGAGGAATTCGACACCTTCGTCATCACCGACGAGGTCTACGAACACATCGTCTTCGACGGACGAAAACACATTCACTTCGCCACGCTCCCGGGCATGGCCGCGCGCACGCTCTCGTGCTCCTCGCTCTCGAAAACCTTTTCGATCACCGGCTGGCGCCTCGGCTACGTCCACGCCCCCGCCGCGATCATCGCCCAGGCGCGCAAGGTCCACGATTTCCTCACCGTCGGCGCCGCCGCCCCGCTCCAACACGCCGTCGTCACCGCGCTTAACTTTCCCGCCAGCTACTACGACGAACTCGCCGCCGAATACTCCGCGCAACGCGACATCCTCTGCAGTTACCTCGACAAAACCGGCCTCAGCTACACTCGGCCCGAAGGCGCCTACTTCGTCATGCTCGACGTCTCCCCGCTCGGTTTCGCCAGCGACGTCGAATGCGCCCACTGGATGACCAAAGACATCGGCGTCGCCCCCGTTCCCGGATCGAGCTTCTTCCCGACTCCGGAAAACCGATACGTCCGCCTCAACTTCGCCAAAAAACCCGCCACCCTCCACGCCGCCGGCGAAAAACTCCTCCGCCTCCGCAAGTAG
- a CDS encoding outer membrane beta-barrel family protein: MLLRTRITLLSSLLFAVAGLTVEAQTGAAGRIGGRIFNAAGEPVAGTVVTVQERATGALVKTVSTDARGEFAAGELKPGAYVLAYGYAGDTAAVELTAEKPVADAGRLMLAEDETIMLQKLQVSAEREAFYNSIDRKTYDVGKDVASTTGTAGDLLQNIPSIQVDVEGEVSLRGDQNVTILINGRSSAQMNSNQAEALEQLSADRIERVDVITNPSSKYRPDGTGGIINIILKDGGKPGWSATARANVGNEGRYNGSLYATYNPGPFDVFASVSQRHEERPFEVERSRTQRDANGQTTGSSVSRTDEERSFDSTTLETGGAYRFGKETELTAAVNYGTRDRAWASTQTTVNRDGAGAVTEDYDRLRTGDEEETEYEAELALSHGFDGGGRKLVVELGHESETEEGGDFYANRFRTPGGAEEHERTVVKETSRETELKADYVHPFANGTKLETGYALLAEASDVDFRGSFLDNATQQWVVDVQTTNRFVYESQVHAAYATYAAAVGPVGLQGGLRFEQALTDADQRTAGIVREKDYARVYPSVHASYDLTAAQQLKLSYSHRVRRPDQRDLNPYPQYSDPQNLRAGNPDLEPEDIHSIEAGWQYRGDGATYLASVYQRYRYDGITEVTRDLGNGVLLTTSDNLATSRFTGVELGATAKPLPGLSLNFGGNIYREEIDAANLGFAGTRAEIAWDAKLNTAWEVNKKLSLQLTSGYRAARLTPQGERRPMAISNLGARYAATNRTAFVLTVSDVFGTFKGRTVLDTASLSSDTTMRRGASVVYFGVVHQFGGDAKRRGEEMQFDEGMGGE; this comes from the coding sequence ATGTTATTGCGGACCAGAATCACGCTCCTGTCTTCCCTGCTATTTGCCGTTGCCGGCCTGACTGTGGAGGCGCAGACGGGCGCGGCGGGCAGGATCGGCGGGAGGATTTTTAATGCGGCGGGTGAGCCGGTGGCGGGCACGGTGGTGACGGTGCAGGAGCGGGCGACGGGGGCTCTGGTGAAGACGGTGTCGACGGATGCGCGCGGGGAGTTTGCGGCGGGAGAGTTGAAACCCGGAGCGTACGTGCTCGCTTATGGTTACGCGGGCGACACGGCGGCGGTGGAGTTGACGGCGGAGAAGCCGGTGGCGGATGCGGGGCGGCTGATGTTGGCGGAGGATGAGACGATCATGCTGCAGAAGTTGCAGGTGTCGGCGGAGCGGGAGGCGTTTTATAATTCCATCGACCGGAAGACGTACGATGTGGGCAAGGACGTCGCGAGCACGACGGGCACGGCGGGCGATCTGTTGCAGAACATCCCGTCGATCCAGGTGGATGTCGAAGGCGAGGTGAGTCTGCGCGGGGACCAGAATGTGACGATTCTCATCAACGGACGCAGCTCGGCGCAGATGAACAGCAATCAGGCAGAGGCGTTGGAGCAGTTGTCGGCCGACCGGATCGAGCGCGTGGATGTAATCACGAATCCGTCGTCCAAATACCGGCCGGACGGGACGGGCGGGATCATCAATATCATCTTAAAGGACGGCGGGAAGCCGGGCTGGTCGGCGACGGCGCGGGCGAATGTGGGGAACGAAGGTCGGTACAACGGAAGTTTGTACGCGACGTACAATCCGGGACCGTTCGATGTGTTTGCGTCGGTCTCGCAGCGGCATGAGGAGCGGCCGTTCGAGGTGGAGCGGTCGCGGACGCAACGCGATGCGAACGGGCAGACGACGGGGAGTTCGGTGTCGCGGACGGACGAGGAGCGGAGTTTCGATTCGACGACGCTGGAGACGGGCGGGGCGTATCGGTTTGGGAAGGAGACGGAGCTGACGGCGGCGGTGAATTACGGGACGCGGGATCGTGCGTGGGCTTCGACGCAGACGACGGTGAATCGCGACGGGGCGGGCGCAGTGACAGAGGATTACGACCGGCTGCGCACGGGCGACGAGGAGGAGACGGAGTACGAGGCGGAGCTGGCGCTGAGCCACGGCTTTGACGGCGGTGGGCGGAAGCTAGTGGTGGAGCTGGGGCACGAGAGCGAGACGGAGGAAGGCGGCGATTTTTATGCGAACCGGTTCCGGACGCCGGGCGGGGCGGAGGAGCACGAGCGGACGGTGGTGAAGGAGACGAGCCGGGAGACGGAGTTGAAAGCGGACTATGTGCATCCGTTCGCGAACGGGACGAAGTTGGAAACCGGGTACGCGTTGCTGGCGGAGGCTAGCGACGTGGATTTTCGCGGGAGTTTTTTGGACAATGCGACGCAGCAGTGGGTCGTGGATGTGCAGACGACGAACCGGTTCGTGTACGAATCGCAGGTGCATGCGGCTTACGCGACGTATGCGGCGGCGGTGGGGCCGGTGGGGTTGCAGGGCGGGCTGCGGTTCGAGCAGGCGTTGACGGATGCGGACCAGCGGACGGCGGGGATCGTGCGGGAGAAGGATTATGCGCGGGTTTATCCGAGCGTTCATGCGAGCTACGATCTGACTGCGGCACAGCAGTTGAAGCTGAGCTACAGTCATCGCGTGCGGCGGCCGGATCAGCGGGATTTGAATCCGTATCCGCAGTACAGCGATCCGCAGAATCTGCGCGCAGGTAATCCGGATCTGGAGCCGGAGGATATTCACTCGATCGAGGCGGGGTGGCAGTATCGGGGCGATGGGGCGACGTATCTGGCGTCGGTTTATCAGCGGTATCGTTACGACGGGATCACGGAAGTGACGCGCGATCTGGGGAACGGTGTGCTGCTGACGACGAGCGATAATCTGGCGACGAGCCGGTTTACAGGGGTGGAGTTGGGTGCGACGGCGAAGCCGCTACCGGGATTATCGCTGAATTTCGGAGGGAATATTTATCGGGAGGAGATCGATGCGGCGAATCTGGGTTTTGCCGGGACGCGGGCGGAGATCGCGTGGGATGCGAAACTGAACACGGCGTGGGAAGTGAACAAGAAGCTGTCGTTGCAGCTGACGTCGGGTTATCGCGCGGCGCGGTTGACGCCGCAGGGCGAGCGGCGGCCGATGGCGATTTCGAATCTGGGGGCGCGTTACGCGGCGACGAACCGGACGGCGTTTGTGCTGACGGTGTCGGATGTGTTCGGGACGTTCAAGGGACGCACGGTGCTCGATACGGCGTCGCTCTCAAGCGACACGACGATGCGGCGCGGGGCGAGTGTGGTGTACTTCGGCGTGGTGCATCAGTTTGGCGGCGACGCGAAGCGGCGGGGCGAGGAGATGCAGTTCGATGAGGGGATGGGAGGGGAGTAG
- a CDS encoding serine/threonine-protein kinase, translating to MKNAAAQREEDLFEAARERRTAAERKAFLDRACVNEPELRARLDGLLAAGEEGEAFFEEGGALIRSKLPGEEAIGAKIGRYKLVQKIGEGGCGVVYLAEQEEPVRRSVALKIIKLGMETKSVIARFEAERQALAMMDHPNIARVFDAGATDRGPPYFVMELVRGVKITDYCDRNRLGVSERLDLFIQICHAIQHAHQKGIIHGDIKPSNVLVEEHDGEAVPKVIDFGISKATEARLTDKLFTTYAQLIGTPAYMSPEQAQMGGVDIDTRTDIYSLGVLLYELLTGRTPFDPQELAASGLDEMRKTLREREPARPSARLNALALPELIRVANTRLTDPARLLSSVRGDLDWISMRALEKDRARRYETANGLALDVQRHLHNEPVVASPPSWAYRLQKLVRRNRVVFIAGGAVALALVFGMSASTWLFLKERAAHQRALKAEQQQARLRLEAETRERITQAALLVSQERFAEADAMLKEISLKQPSLEGAAVIRAVGEWHALENRWSEAAGRFSQLLEVDALEGVDVITLDYLRCGPALLEAGDQDGYRRFRDEAVARFARVASPFSDRIVKISLLGPVDGAALAALRPMAEDTTRAYEESVKAGDVFQAAWRAMALALLEYRKGNDAAAVEWARRSMAAPDQNASRALAAGAILAMARERLGQREEARGDLLTARELLENRLKSGMDRGRGTPVQGFWFDYAFARILLREAEGVVGAK from the coding sequence ATGAAGAATGCCGCCGCCCAGCGTGAGGAAGATTTGTTCGAGGCGGCGCGCGAGCGGCGGACGGCGGCGGAGCGGAAGGCGTTTTTAGATAGAGCGTGCGTGAACGAGCCGGAGTTACGCGCGCGGCTGGACGGGCTGCTGGCGGCGGGCGAGGAAGGGGAGGCGTTTTTTGAAGAGGGCGGGGCGTTGATCCGCTCGAAGCTGCCGGGCGAGGAGGCGATCGGGGCGAAGATCGGGCGGTACAAGCTGGTGCAGAAAATCGGCGAGGGCGGTTGCGGTGTCGTTTATCTGGCCGAGCAGGAGGAGCCGGTGCGGCGGAGCGTGGCGTTGAAGATCATCAAGCTCGGGATGGAGACGAAGAGCGTGATCGCGAGGTTCGAAGCGGAGCGGCAGGCGCTGGCGATGATGGATCATCCCAATATCGCGCGGGTGTTCGATGCGGGCGCGACGGACCGGGGGCCGCCGTATTTCGTGATGGAGCTGGTGCGCGGGGTGAAGATCACGGACTACTGCGACCGGAACCGGCTGGGGGTGAGCGAGCGGTTGGATTTGTTCATCCAGATCTGTCACGCGATCCAGCACGCGCATCAGAAGGGAATCATCCACGGAGACATCAAACCATCGAACGTGCTCGTCGAAGAGCATGACGGCGAGGCGGTGCCGAAGGTGATCGATTTCGGGATCTCGAAGGCGACGGAAGCGCGGCTGACGGACAAGTTGTTCACGACGTACGCGCAGCTGATCGGGACGCCGGCGTACATGAGCCCGGAGCAGGCGCAGATGGGCGGCGTGGATATCGATACGCGGACGGATATTTATAGTCTGGGCGTGTTGCTGTACGAGTTGCTGACGGGGCGCACACCGTTCGATCCGCAGGAGCTGGCGGCGTCGGGGCTGGATGAAATGCGGAAGACGCTGCGCGAGCGCGAGCCGGCGCGGCCGTCGGCGCGGTTGAACGCGCTGGCGCTGCCGGAATTGATCCGTGTTGCGAATACACGGCTGACCGATCCGGCGCGGCTGTTGTCGTCGGTGCGCGGGGATCTGGACTGGATCTCGATGCGGGCGCTGGAGAAGGACCGGGCGCGGCGGTACGAAACGGCGAACGGGCTGGCGCTGGATGTGCAGCGGCATCTGCACAACGAACCGGTGGTGGCGAGTCCGCCGAGCTGGGCGTACCGGTTGCAAAAACTGGTGAGGCGGAATCGCGTGGTGTTCATCGCGGGTGGCGCGGTGGCGCTGGCGCTGGTGTTTGGGATGAGTGCTTCGACGTGGTTGTTTTTGAAGGAACGGGCGGCGCATCAACGCGCGCTCAAGGCGGAGCAGCAGCAGGCGCGGTTGAGGCTGGAGGCGGAGACGCGGGAACGCATCACGCAGGCGGCGTTGCTGGTGAGCCAGGAGCGGTTTGCGGAGGCGGATGCGATGTTGAAGGAGATTTCTTTGAAGCAGCCCTCGCTGGAGGGCGCGGCGGTGATCCGCGCGGTGGGCGAGTGGCATGCGCTGGAGAACCGGTGGAGCGAGGCGGCGGGGCGGTTTTCGCAGCTTCTGGAGGTGGACGCGCTGGAGGGCGTGGACGTGATCACGCTGGATTATCTGCGGTGCGGGCCGGCGTTACTAGAAGCGGGGGACCAGGACGGGTATCGGCGTTTTCGTGACGAGGCGGTGGCGCGGTTCGCGCGGGTGGCGTCGCCATTTTCGGACCGGATTGTGAAGATCAGCCTGCTGGGGCCGGTGGATGGCGCGGCGCTCGCGGCGCTGAGGCCGATGGCGGAGGACACGACGCGTGCGTACGAGGAGTCGGTGAAAGCGGGGGATGTTTTTCAAGCGGCGTGGCGGGCGATGGCGCTGGCTTTGCTGGAGTATCGAAAAGGCAACGACGCGGCGGCGGTGGAGTGGGCGCGGCGTAGCATGGCGGCACCGGATCAGAATGCGTCGCGGGCGCTGGCGGCGGGGGCGATCCTGGCGATGGCGCGGGAGCGGCTGGGGCAGCGGGAAGAGGCGCGGGGCGATTTGCTGACGGCGCGGGAGTTGTTGGAGAACCGGTTGAAGAGCGGGATGGATCGCGGGCGGGGGACGCCGGTGCAGGGGTTTTGGTTCGATTATGCGTTTGCCCGGATCTTGTTGAGGGAAGCGGAAGGTGTGGTGGGGGCGAAGTGA
- a CDS encoding sigma-70 family RNA polymerase sigma factor, with translation MNPVAAASFSEITQILHAVGRGECASEELLPLVYNELRRHASVRMAHEQAGQTLQPTALVHEAWLRIFDGGESRWENRAHFFGAAAEAMRRILIENARKKSRLKRGGNQRLLDVDELEIAETTPEEKVLLIDDAVQQLQAQDPEKSRVVVLKFFGGLTNQEVAETLGVTERTVERHWAYAKAWLFQTIRAQK, from the coding sequence ATGAACCCCGTTGCTGCCGCCTCGTTTTCCGAGATCACCCAGATTCTTCATGCCGTGGGCCGCGGAGAGTGCGCGTCGGAGGAGTTGCTGCCGCTGGTTTATAACGAGCTCAGGCGGCACGCGAGTGTGCGGATGGCGCACGAGCAGGCGGGGCAGACGTTGCAGCCGACGGCGCTGGTGCATGAGGCGTGGCTGCGGATTTTCGATGGCGGGGAGAGCCGGTGGGAGAACCGGGCGCATTTTTTTGGCGCGGCGGCGGAGGCGATGCGGCGTATCCTGATCGAGAATGCGCGGAAGAAGTCGCGGCTGAAACGCGGGGGCAACCAGCGGTTGCTCGATGTGGATGAGCTGGAGATCGCGGAGACGACGCCGGAGGAAAAGGTGTTGCTCATCGACGACGCGGTGCAGCAGCTGCAGGCGCAAGATCCGGAGAAGTCGCGGGTGGTGGTGTTGAAATTTTTCGGCGGGCTGACGAATCAGGAAGTGGCAGAGACGCTGGGTGTGACGGAGCGGACGGTGGAGCGGCACTGGGCGTACGCGAAGGCGTGGCTTTTCCAGACGATCCGCGCGCAGAAGTGA
- a CDS encoding rhomboid family intramembrane serine protease — MNGYEIYDEQQPVAWFRGQPIYAAYLIVIVFVISMIATAAFLFANAHGTLGLLVFDSTHVLQGQIWRLVTYGLVNDPRSWLSFLVSMLVIATLGRELEKFLGCKKFLWFFGAAYLLKPVLFTLGGFWIPSGFNGQPGGFAVLIAFATLYPNAMFMFNLLAKWVAVIAIGISALIALSNRDTVSLISLLATSGYAFAFVRYQQGHFTLPSLRFPKRQPKFQVLPGGRDTPPSRTSSSSSSSSGKTSAPSAPRSARDTTTAEMDALLDKIARSGMASLTPDERARLAAAAKVHTQRKLGR, encoded by the coding sequence ATGAACGGATACGAAATCTACGACGAACAACAGCCAGTAGCCTGGTTCCGCGGTCAGCCCATCTACGCCGCCTACCTGATCGTCATCGTCTTCGTCATATCGATGATCGCCACCGCAGCGTTTCTGTTTGCCAACGCCCACGGCACGCTGGGATTGCTCGTCTTCGACAGCACGCACGTCCTCCAGGGACAAATCTGGCGATTGGTTACCTATGGATTGGTCAACGATCCAAGATCCTGGCTGAGCTTTCTTGTCTCGATGCTCGTCATTGCGACGCTAGGCCGTGAGCTGGAAAAATTCCTCGGCTGCAAAAAATTCCTCTGGTTCTTCGGCGCAGCCTATCTCCTCAAGCCAGTGCTATTCACACTTGGCGGATTCTGGATTCCTTCTGGCTTCAACGGTCAACCTGGCGGCTTCGCCGTCCTGATCGCGTTCGCAACGCTATATCCGAACGCCATGTTCATGTTCAATCTCCTCGCCAAGTGGGTCGCGGTCATTGCCATCGGGATCAGTGCTCTCATCGCCCTCAGTAACCGCGACACCGTCAGCCTCATCTCCCTGCTCGCCACTTCCGGCTACGCCTTCGCCTTCGTCCGCTATCAACAAGGTCACTTCACACTCCCCAGCCTGCGCTTCCCCAAACGCCAGCCCAAGTTTCAAGTCCTCCCCGGCGGTCGCGACACTCCACCCTCCCGCACCTCCTCATCCTCGTCATCCTCTTCGGGAAAAACCTCCGCCCCTTCCGCGCCACGCTCCGCTCGCGACACCACGACCGCCGAGATGGATGCCCTCCTCGACAAGATCGCCCGCTCCGGCATGGCCAGCCTCACCCCCGACGAACGCGCCCGCCTAGCCGCCGCCGCCAAAGTCCACACCCAACGCAAACTCGGCCGCTGA
- a CDS encoding TonB family protein → MRDDAELLREYAENGSGEAFAELVRRHLGLVYNAALRQVGGDAHLAQDVAQSVFADLARKAGSLRGRPVLAGWLYTSARYAAVQVVRSEQRRRKREDAVMQLNEQAPTEGGEAEWERLWPVIDDALHALGEREREAVLLRFFEGRAFGEIGRTLAVSEDAARMRVERAVEKLRGLLVRRGVTSTSAALAVALSGQAFAAAPAGLAVSVTGAVLTGGAAASAGAVSWVTFMGMTKLQIGLAGVILAGGTAGLFVQKNAEAALRREREELAVRQLELKKLQEDKRERVRVAAAVRELRKDDVEFARLETEADVLKRELAANVAARARLQAPLPDAAEGKRVFKLAELDVVPKAVSRTAPKFPSEMRNSGLEGVVTVRFLVGDDGKVKSAEAVKASHELFADSAVAAVQSWVFEPGKKASVPVNVQMTVPIVYTLNREDGDANNWF, encoded by the coding sequence ATGCGTGATGATGCCGAACTGCTTCGTGAGTACGCTGAGAACGGATCGGGGGAGGCTTTTGCCGAACTCGTGCGGAGGCATCTCGGGCTGGTGTACAACGCGGCGCTGCGGCAGGTCGGCGGCGACGCGCATCTGGCGCAGGATGTGGCGCAAAGTGTATTCGCCGATCTGGCACGGAAAGCGGGATCGCTTCGGGGGCGGCCTGTGCTCGCGGGATGGCTCTACACGAGCGCGCGTTATGCGGCGGTTCAGGTCGTGCGGAGCGAGCAGCGGCGGCGGAAGCGGGAGGACGCGGTCATGCAACTGAACGAACAGGCGCCGACGGAGGGCGGAGAGGCGGAATGGGAGCGGTTGTGGCCGGTGATCGACGATGCGTTGCACGCGCTGGGGGAACGCGAACGCGAGGCGGTGTTGCTGCGGTTTTTCGAAGGACGCGCGTTTGGCGAGATCGGGCGGACGCTGGCAGTGAGTGAGGATGCGGCGCGGATGCGGGTGGAGCGGGCGGTGGAGAAACTGCGCGGGCTGCTGGTGCGACGCGGGGTGACTTCGACGTCGGCGGCACTGGCGGTGGCGCTGAGCGGGCAGGCGTTTGCCGCAGCTCCGGCGGGGCTGGCGGTGAGCGTGACGGGGGCGGTGCTGACCGGGGGTGCTGCGGCGAGTGCGGGAGCGGTGAGCTGGGTTACTTTTATGGGGATGACAAAATTACAGATCGGGCTGGCGGGCGTGATTCTCGCGGGAGGAACGGCGGGATTGTTCGTGCAGAAAAATGCGGAGGCGGCGTTGCGCCGGGAGCGGGAGGAGCTGGCGGTGCGTCAGCTGGAGTTGAAGAAACTGCAGGAGGACAAACGCGAGCGCGTGCGTGTGGCTGCGGCGGTGCGGGAGCTGCGCAAGGATGATGTGGAGTTTGCGCGGCTGGAGACGGAGGCTGACGTGTTGAAGCGAGAGCTGGCGGCGAATGTGGCAGCGCGGGCGCGGTTGCAGGCGCCGTTGCCCGATGCTGCGGAGGGCAAACGAGTGTTCAAACTGGCGGAGCTGGATGTGGTGCCGAAAGCGGTCAGCCGAACTGCGCCTAAATTTCCGAGTGAGATGCGGAATTCTGGGTTGGAGGGCGTCGTCACCGTGAGATTTTTGGTCGGTGACGATGGAAAGGTTAAAAGTGCGGAAGCGGTGAAGGCTTCGCATGAGTTGTTCGCTGATTCGGCCGTGGCGGCGGTGCAAAGCTGGGTTTTCGAGCCGGGCAAGAAGGCCAGCGTGCCGGTTAATGTGCAGATGACGGTGCCGATCGTCTACACGCTCAACAGGGAGGACGGCGATGCGAACAACTGGTTTTGA
- a CDS encoding YihY/virulence factor BrkB family protein: MPMQRWDRILFRAGKSWFDDDVFKHSAAVSFYTLFSLAPITIIAVWVAGFFFGQEAASGQLSDQISQLVGKEGSKVIEDAVAASRPENTSWFSMAAGFVVLLIGATTVFGQLQESLNEIWGVMTKPNRNGFVVLLVRRLISFAMVLTVGFLLLVSLVLTTAISSLVKFADSYMAVSPIVLQGVDLVVALGVITVLFALVFKFLPDVHLRWRDVWQGAFVTALLFSVGRLGISFYLSHSTVASTYGAAGSLVALLIWIYYSCAILFFGAEVTRAARENSGLNVQPKSKAVRVTRQIVEEVKKNGPVTGGIVTKKRGERG; this comes from the coding sequence ATGCCTATGCAACGCTGGGACAGAATTTTGTTTCGCGCCGGTAAGAGCTGGTTCGACGACGATGTGTTCAAGCACTCGGCGGCGGTGAGTTTCTACACGTTGTTCTCGCTCGCACCGATCACGATCATTGCGGTGTGGGTGGCGGGATTTTTCTTTGGGCAGGAGGCGGCGTCGGGACAGTTGTCAGATCAGATCAGCCAGCTGGTCGGCAAGGAGGGATCGAAAGTAATCGAGGATGCGGTGGCGGCGAGCAGGCCGGAGAACACGAGCTGGTTTTCGATGGCGGCGGGATTCGTGGTGCTGCTGATCGGCGCGACGACGGTGTTCGGGCAGTTGCAGGAATCGCTCAACGAGATTTGGGGCGTGATGACGAAGCCGAATCGGAACGGATTCGTGGTGCTGCTGGTGCGGCGGCTGATCTCGTTCGCGATGGTGCTGACCGTGGGCTTTCTGCTGCTGGTGTCGCTCGTGTTGACGACGGCGATTTCGTCGCTGGTGAAATTTGCGGACTCTTACATGGCGGTGTCGCCGATCGTGCTGCAAGGGGTGGATCTCGTGGTGGCGTTGGGCGTGATCACGGTGTTATTCGCACTGGTGTTTAAGTTTCTTCCTGACGTGCATCTGCGGTGGCGCGATGTGTGGCAGGGGGCGTTTGTGACGGCGCTGCTCTTCAGCGTCGGGCGGCTGGGTATTTCGTTTTATCTTTCGCACTCGACAGTGGCGTCGACGTATGGAGCCGCAGGCTCGCTGGTGGCGCTGCTGATCTGGATTTATTATTCGTGCGCTATTCTGTTCTTCGGCGCGGAGGTGACGCGAGCGGCGCGCGAGAATAGCGGGCTCAACGTGCAGCCGAAGAGCAAGGCGGTGCGGGTGACGCGGCAGATCGTGGAAGAGGTAAAAAAGAACGGGCCTGTTACCGGCGGGATCGTGACGAAGAAGCGCGGGGAACGCGGATGA